From one Anopheles bellator chromosome 1, idAnoBellAS_SP24_06.2, whole genome shotgun sequence genomic stretch:
- the LOC131213734 gene encoding farnesol dehydrogenase-like, with protein sequence MAANGSNGSASGAGGGDAAPAPPAISVRLDIVERMKRWEGKVAVVTGASGAIGGAIAKELVRAGMIVCALSRRRDKVEKLRASLFDVAGNLNCVECDITEEDDVKQAFGWIESAYGGVDMLVNNAGVITKCLLTEKNNTRDLYTTMETNIIGLCLCTREAVKSMKARDVKGHIINVNSIFGHKVHQAVPGTRPLNGMYPASKFAVTAITECIRQELIYLDTGCKVTSISPGLVEGDILSTVSTKENEIVKYMPKLKPEDVAEAVLYAITTPENVQINELIIKPMGEFL encoded by the exons ATGGCAGCGAACGGTAGCAACGGGAGCGCTagtggcgccggcggcggtgacgcAGCACCAGCCCCCCCGGCCATCAGCGTCCGGTTAGACATCGTCGAACGTATGAAGCGCTGGGAGGGAAAGGTGGCCGTAGTGACGGGTGCGAGCGGGGCCATCGGGGGCGCCATCGCCAAGGAGCTGGTCCGCGCCGGCATGATCGTTTGCGCCCTGTCCCGGCGGCGCGACAAGGTGGAGAAGCTGCGGGCCAGCCTGTTTGACGTGGCCGGCAACCTGAATTGCGTCGAGTGCGACATCACGGAGGAAGACGACGTGAAGCAGGCGTTCGGGTGGATCGAGAGCGCGTACGGCGGCGTGGACATGCTGGTGAACAATGCCGGCGTCATCACCAAGTGTCTGCTGACGGAGAAAAACAACACGCGGGACCTCTACACAACGATGGAGACGAACATCATCGGGTTGTGCCTGTGCACGCGGGAAGCGGTAAAATCGATGAAGGCGCGCGACGTCAAGGGCCACATCATCAACGTGAACAGCATATTCGGGCACAAGGTACACCAGGCCGTGCCCGGAACGCGCCCTCTGAACGGCATGTATCCTGCGTCCAAGTTTGCCGTCACCGCCATCACCGAGTGCATTCGCCAGGAGCTCATCTACCTGGACACGGGCTGCAAAGTCACG AGCATCAGTCCCGGTCTCGTAGAGGGTGACATCCTGTCAACGGTCAGCACCAAGGAGAACGAGATCGTCAAGTACATGCCTAAGCTGAAGCCGGAAGACGTCGCGGAAGCGGTCCTGTACGCCATCACCACACCGGAAAACGTGCAA ATTAACGAGCTGATAATCAAACCCATGGGAGAATTCCTATAA
- the LOC131216327 gene encoding chymotrypsin-2-like, translating into MAHRKPLAVLLAAVWVVLLQTGEVRSIVGGHTSLPGDAPYVVAVRLASGGSYLLCSGVLVKANWVLTTARCVSERTEADLAVLAGSHRLLTNKALGTVSKVVRHPSYDATSGAHNLALLQLTTALSVSPVVLNDASVTTGAVTAFHGWGSLRYGTTSYSNELQTLYQRALSAVDCRAQIASLAEGDVCAMIQPGQAACSRDEGGPLVLYASKKLAGIFSYGTQCSGRVPDVFVDVYTHKAWIEATAV; encoded by the exons atggcgcaccgaaaaccgttGGCAGTGCTGTTGGCTGCCGTTTGGGTAGTTTTATTACAAACGGGCGAAG TGCGTTCCATCGTCGGCGGCCATACGTCACTGCCCGGAGACGCTCCTTACGTCGTGGCGGTGCGGCTGGCAAGCGGCGGCTCCTATCTCCTATGTTCCGGAGTGCTGGTTAAGGCGAACTGGGTGCTGACCACCGCCCGGTGTGTGAGCGAACGTACCGAAGCGGATCTGGCGGTTTTGGCCGGCTCTCACCGTCTGCTGACCAACAAGGCTCTGGGTACAGTGAGCAAAGTTGTGCGACACCCGTCCTACGATGCCACGAGTGGGGCGCACAATTTGGCGTTGCTACAGCTGACGACAGCATTGTCGGTATCTCCGGTTGTTCTGAACGATGCCAGCGTGACGACGGGAGCGGTCACAGCATTCCACGGCTGGGGATCGCTACGCTACGGAACTACGTCGTACTCGAACGAATTGCAGACACTGTACCAGCGTGCGCTGTCCGCCGTAGACTGCCGAGCACAGATCGCGAGCCTGGCCGAGGGCGATGTGTGCGCCATGATTCAACCGGGCCAGGCAGCGTGCAGT CGGGATGAAGGAGGTCCTCTGGTGCTCTACGCCTCTAAGAAGCTGGCAGGTATATTCAGCTACGGCACGCAGTGTAGCGGACGGGTTCCGGACGTTTTCGTCGACGTGTACACCCACAAGGCGTGGATTGAAGCCACGGCTGTGTGA